Proteins from a single region of Pseudarthrobacter sp. NIBRBAC000502772:
- a CDS encoding glycosidase has product MTSPHTSALPTVPFTLTRAGVIMTPEPGNDFEAEGVLNPASGRGPDGELYLLPRLVATGNVSRVGLAKVVINDDGVPTGVEREGVVLAPDEGWERGMNNAGTEDPRTTWVAALGKHLMTYVAYGPLGPRLAFAHSEDLRNWERLGPCFFEYQADLSMDLNLFPNKDAVFFPEPVNDPDGVPSYAMLHRPMWDLGWIRPGEGEHLPAGVTDNRPGIWISYVAVADVERDLRNLVHMGKHRLVALSEFPFEELKIGGGPPPIRVDEGWLLIHHGVAGKMAASAFEQQQNVNYTAAAMILSADDPSTVIARSDKPLLAPETEDEISGIVPNVVFPTAIEKIGDQLFVFYGMADSKIGVAKLDRI; this is encoded by the coding sequence ATGACTTCCCCCCACACTTCTGCACTCCCCACTGTCCCGTTCACCCTCACCCGCGCCGGCGTCATCATGACCCCCGAACCCGGCAACGACTTCGAGGCCGAGGGCGTCCTCAACCCCGCCAGCGGCCGCGGCCCGGACGGCGAGCTGTACCTGCTGCCGCGGCTTGTGGCCACTGGCAACGTGTCCCGCGTGGGCCTTGCCAAAGTGGTCATCAACGACGACGGCGTGCCCACCGGCGTGGAACGCGAGGGCGTGGTCCTGGCCCCGGACGAGGGCTGGGAACGCGGCATGAACAACGCCGGCACCGAGGATCCGCGCACCACCTGGGTAGCCGCCCTTGGCAAGCACCTCATGACCTACGTGGCCTACGGCCCGCTGGGTCCCCGCCTCGCGTTCGCCCACTCCGAGGACCTCCGGAACTGGGAGCGCCTTGGCCCCTGCTTCTTCGAGTACCAGGCCGATCTCTCCATGGACCTGAACCTGTTTCCCAACAAGGATGCGGTGTTCTTCCCGGAGCCGGTGAACGACCCCGACGGTGTGCCCTCCTACGCCATGCTGCACCGCCCCATGTGGGACCTGGGCTGGATCCGTCCCGGCGAAGGCGAGCACCTGCCCGCAGGCGTCACGGACAACCGCCCCGGCATCTGGATTTCATACGTGGCCGTGGCCGACGTCGAACGCGACCTGCGCAACCTGGTGCACATGGGCAAGCACCGGCTGGTGGCCCTCAGCGAGTTCCCCTTTGAGGAACTGAAGATCGGCGGCGGCCCGCCCCCCATCCGCGTGGACGAAGGCTGGCTCCTGATCCACCACGGCGTGGCCGGAAAGATGGCCGCCTCCGCCTTCGAACAGCAGCAGAACGTTAACTACACCGCCGCGGCCATGATCCTGTCCGCGGACGATCCCTCCACGGTGATCGCCCGCAGCGACAAGCCGCTGTTGGCGCCGGAAACCGAGGACGAGATCTCCGGGATCGTGCCGAACGTGGTGTTCCCCACCGCGATCGAAAAAATCGGCGACCAGCTGTTTGTGTTCTACGGGATGGCCGACTCCAAAATCGGCGTGGCCAAACTGGACCGGATCTGA
- a CDS encoding trehalase-like domain-containing protein yields the protein MATPLNQSVADSALLTRSLPLGLLRTFIQSDLADEGFTPTLLAELKVLARVPGLLVACNYGGTLCDAEGISTETLPLGSAAIALRALAALPNTHAAVISGRSLRDLAAVSRLPAEVHLIGSHGAESDMAFAHVQDLATEATLHKVGTALTEAVGFQEGIWIERKPVAVSVHTRPASPAVVQVVTETAREIARAHGLFFIVDGSVLDLSVTEPAKADALENLRSRLGASAALYAGDAHSDELAIATLRGPDLGLRVGPGETRASHRLRNPESFARVLALLFELRRAWLFGEDAVGLERHTMIGNGSSTALVTPDAKVCWMSHPLPDSGSLFAHILGGDAAGHFSVEPLKASPVLGQRYVDSTMIVETRWADVTVTDYLEPAPEGITSLVRVLSGTGGAKIVFAPRPDYANAPFSMEARGDELHVVGTSDPIFLLAPGVSFTITSDGLHATATASVNLQDGPVVLNLRCGDTEPALADPRGEMDRRAGVALHSRRWVQELELPSVKPSLVRRSALVLRALVHEPTGAVLAAPTTSLPEGIGGTRNWDYRYCWLRDGSMTVNALVDLGSTAEAAGFLSWLGRILEHAPGPEWLHPLYSVTGAPLSTEAVIDSLPGYAGSRPVRIGNAADHQVQLDVFGPVAELIHGVSSRNGGLEDGHWDLMVQMAAAVLARWHEPDHGIWEARRPPRHHVYTKVMCWVTLDRALRTADRHGRTPDPSWEPTARIIREEVLREGWDDSAASYTVAYDSPDLDAAVLHIGLSGLLDVTDQRFLDTVTAVERELRVGPTVFRYRYDDGLPGLEGGFHICTTWLIEAYVAVGRIEEAWDLFDQLVNLFGPTGLLPEEYDPSTETHLGNHPQAYSHLGFIRCARILDRHKPEAKRT from the coding sequence ATGGCTACGCCGTTGAACCAGAGCGTGGCGGATTCCGCCCTGCTGACCAGATCGCTGCCGCTGGGCCTGCTGCGGACGTTCATCCAGTCGGACCTGGCGGACGAAGGGTTCACGCCCACCCTCCTGGCCGAACTGAAGGTCCTCGCCCGTGTCCCCGGACTGCTGGTGGCCTGCAACTACGGCGGAACACTGTGCGACGCCGAGGGAATCTCCACCGAGACCCTTCCCCTGGGGAGCGCCGCAATCGCGCTCCGCGCCCTGGCCGCCCTGCCCAACACCCATGCCGCCGTCATCTCGGGGCGCTCGCTGCGTGACCTCGCCGCAGTGTCCCGGCTGCCCGCGGAGGTGCATCTCATCGGATCGCATGGCGCGGAGTCGGACATGGCCTTCGCCCACGTCCAGGACCTCGCCACCGAAGCCACGCTCCACAAGGTAGGCACGGCGCTGACTGAGGCCGTGGGTTTCCAGGAGGGCATCTGGATCGAGCGGAAGCCGGTGGCTGTGTCGGTGCACACCCGGCCGGCCTCGCCGGCGGTGGTGCAGGTGGTGACGGAAACGGCCCGGGAGATCGCCAGGGCCCATGGGTTGTTCTTCATCGTGGACGGTTCGGTCCTGGACCTCTCGGTAACGGAACCGGCCAAGGCGGACGCCCTGGAAAATCTCCGGTCCCGGCTGGGCGCGAGTGCTGCGCTGTACGCAGGTGACGCCCACAGCGACGAACTGGCCATCGCCACGCTCCGCGGCCCGGACCTGGGGTTGCGAGTGGGCCCGGGGGAGACCCGGGCGTCCCACCGGCTGCGGAACCCGGAATCCTTCGCCCGCGTCCTGGCCCTCCTGTTCGAGCTGCGGCGGGCCTGGCTTTTCGGCGAGGACGCAGTGGGGCTCGAGCGCCACACGATGATCGGCAACGGATCATCCACCGCTTTGGTCACTCCGGATGCCAAGGTCTGCTGGATGAGCCACCCGCTCCCGGATTCGGGATCGCTGTTCGCCCACATCCTGGGCGGGGACGCCGCCGGGCACTTCTCCGTAGAGCCGCTCAAGGCCTCGCCGGTTCTGGGCCAGCGCTACGTGGACAGCACCATGATCGTGGAGACGCGCTGGGCGGACGTAACCGTCACGGACTACCTGGAGCCGGCACCGGAAGGGATCACCAGCCTGGTCCGGGTGCTCTCCGGCACCGGCGGCGCCAAGATCGTCTTCGCGCCCCGGCCGGATTACGCCAACGCGCCGTTCAGCATGGAGGCCCGCGGCGATGAACTCCATGTGGTGGGAACCTCCGATCCCATTTTCCTTCTTGCCCCTGGCGTCAGTTTCACCATCACCTCGGACGGCCTCCATGCCACCGCCACCGCTTCGGTCAACCTCCAGGACGGGCCGGTGGTCCTCAACCTGCGCTGCGGCGACACCGAGCCTGCGTTGGCGGATCCCCGCGGGGAGATGGACCGGCGGGCGGGCGTGGCGCTCCACTCCCGCCGCTGGGTGCAGGAACTGGAACTGCCCTCGGTGAAGCCATCGCTGGTCCGCCGCTCAGCGCTGGTCCTCCGCGCCCTCGTGCACGAGCCCACGGGTGCCGTGCTGGCCGCGCCCACCACGTCGCTGCCCGAAGGAATCGGCGGCACACGGAACTGGGATTACCGCTACTGCTGGCTGCGGGACGGCTCCATGACGGTGAACGCGTTGGTGGACCTGGGCTCCACGGCGGAGGCGGCCGGGTTCCTCAGCTGGCTGGGCCGGATCCTCGAACATGCACCGGGCCCTGAATGGCTGCATCCGCTGTACTCGGTGACGGGGGCGCCGCTGTCCACGGAGGCCGTCATCGACAGCCTGCCCGGGTATGCGGGGTCCCGGCCGGTCCGGATCGGCAACGCCGCGGACCACCAGGTCCAGCTGGATGTCTTCGGGCCGGTGGCTGAGCTGATCCACGGCGTCAGCTCACGGAATGGTGGCCTCGAGGACGGCCACTGGGACCTGATGGTGCAGATGGCGGCCGCCGTCCTGGCCCGGTGGCATGAGCCTGACCACGGCATCTGGGAAGCCCGGCGGCCGCCGCGGCACCACGTCTACACCAAGGTGATGTGCTGGGTGACGCTGGACCGCGCACTGCGGACCGCCGACCGGCACGGCAGGACGCCGGATCCGTCGTGGGAACCCACGGCCCGGATCATCCGGGAGGAAGTCCTGCGCGAAGGCTGGGATGATTCGGCCGCGTCCTACACCGTGGCCTACGACAGCCCCGACCTGGATGCAGCCGTCCTCCACATCGGGCTCTCCGGCCTGCTGGATGTCACGGACCAGCGGTTCCTGGACACCGTCACCGCCGTGGAAAGGGAACTGCGGGTGGGCCCCACCGTGTTCCGGTACAGGTACGACGACGGCCTGCCGGGATTGGAGGGCGGCTTCCACATCTGCACCACCTGGCTGATTGAGGCTTACGTTGCGGTGGGCAGGATCGAGGAGGCCTGGGACCTGTTCGACCAGCTGGTGAACCTCTTCGGCCCCACCGGCCTGCTGCCCGAAGAATACGATCCCAGCACGGAGACGCACCTGGGGAACCACCCGCAGGCGTACTCGCACCTGGGGTTCATCCGCTGCGCCCGGATCCTGGACCGGCACAAGCCAGAGGCCAAAAGGACATAG
- a CDS encoding carbohydrate ABC transporter permease, protein MSVTNAQNAKNDDDASRLPEQAEPVLRPDSGVEKRRNLGVGSFILLGVGAFVFLFPFYYMLIGSLQTAPDTSIFGAFPNPANITGANYVQINESINLFRGLLNSGIFTGGVILFTVIFGLLVGYALAQMKFRGRGVVFGMMLLVQMIPFQLLLIPLYVMIVRDYGLADSFLGMILPFAINSTAVFVFRQYFLQLPSTLFEAARIDGASELRILWQIAIPLVRPAIVTAVLLTFIGPWNEFLWPFLVTKEQSLQPLAVSLANFISNIAGQAGNPFGAILAGACVLAAPAVALFIFFQRQFISTNIGSSVKG, encoded by the coding sequence ATGTCCGTCACCAACGCACAAAACGCCAAGAACGACGACGACGCGAGCCGGCTCCCCGAGCAAGCGGAACCCGTCCTGCGTCCCGACTCGGGCGTCGAAAAACGCCGCAACCTGGGCGTGGGCAGCTTCATCCTGCTGGGCGTGGGCGCCTTCGTGTTCCTCTTCCCGTTCTACTACATGCTCATCGGTTCGCTGCAGACCGCCCCGGACACCTCGATTTTCGGCGCGTTCCCCAATCCGGCCAACATCACCGGGGCCAACTATGTGCAGATCAACGAGTCCATCAACCTGTTCCGCGGCCTGCTCAACTCCGGCATCTTCACCGGCGGTGTCATCCTCTTCACGGTGATTTTCGGGCTGCTGGTGGGCTACGCCCTGGCGCAGATGAAGTTCCGTGGCCGCGGCGTGGTGTTTGGCATGATGCTGCTGGTGCAGATGATCCCGTTCCAGCTCCTGCTCATCCCGCTCTACGTCATGATCGTGCGCGACTACGGCCTGGCGGACAGCTTCCTGGGCATGATCCTGCCGTTCGCCATCAACTCCACGGCGGTGTTTGTGTTCCGCCAGTACTTCCTCCAGCTGCCCTCAACGCTGTTTGAGGCCGCCCGGATCGACGGCGCCTCGGAGCTTCGGATCCTGTGGCAGATCGCCATCCCGCTGGTCCGTCCTGCCATCGTCACTGCCGTGCTGCTGACCTTCATCGGCCCGTGGAACGAGTTCCTGTGGCCGTTCCTGGTCACCAAGGAGCAGTCCCTGCAGCCACTGGCCGTGTCACTGGCCAACTTCATCTCCAACATCGCCGGCCAGGCCGGCAACCCGTTCGGTGCCATCCTTGCCGGTGCCTGCGTCCTGGCGGCGCCCGCCGTCGCGCTGTTCATCTTCTTCCAGCGCCAGTTCATTTCCACCAATATCGGTTCCAGCGTAAAGGGCTAA